A stretch of the Coprobacillus cateniformis genome encodes the following:
- a CDS encoding PTS sugar transporter subunit IIA has product MLNEDYIFLDVEESTKENVLRFICEKAKQFHITDQEEDLYIDFMNREAEFPTGLQDGFAIPHARTERVKKIAIMYLRTKQGIEWGTLDDKKVNYMFALLVPANYEGNIHLQMISTLATCLLEDDFKEKVKSSCDRAELKKYIQEKMEG; this is encoded by the coding sequence ATGTTGAATGAAGATTATATTTTCTTAGATGTTGAAGAAAGTACAAAAGAAAATGTTCTTCGCTTTATCTGTGAAAAAGCTAAGCAATTTCATATTACAGATCAAGAAGAAGATTTATATATTGATTTTATGAATCGTGAGGCAGAATTTCCAACTGGGTTGCAGGACGGTTTTGCAATTCCACATGCTAGAACAGAGCGTGTCAAGAAAATTGCAATTATGTATTTAAGAACAAAGCAAGGAATTGAATGGGGAACGTTAGATGACAAAAAAGTCAATTATATGTTTGCATTATTGGTTCCAGCAAATTATGAAGGAAATATTCATTTACAAATGATTTCAACGTTAGCTACTTGTCTATTAGAAGATGATTTTAAAGAGAAAGTCAAATCATCATGTGATAGGGCAGAGTTAAAAAAATATATACAAGAGAAAATGGAGGGATAG
- a CDS encoding PTS fructose transporter subunit IIC, translating into MKKFFKEAKGHLMTGIGYMLPLIIGASLVVAIPKLIGVAMGINSLDIYAEKEGFLHILYLLEQVGWTGIGLVNTVLGGFIAYSIADKPAIGAGLIGGALASNTKAGFLGAVVAAFIAGYVVKWCKEHIHLPDSMQQMMPLVITPFLATGAVAIIMGVVLAQPLAAINDGLVSWLRDLCNNGTSQLLLSITLGAMIASDMGGPINKSAWMAGNVLMTEGIYQPNVYINCAICIPPLAYAIATIIKKHRFSPAFQEAGKGNWVMGFIGITEGAIPFTLVKASRLVPINMIGGAIGAGLCCLLGATATIPPVGGMYGFVSVGNGWAYLIGIIVGALFIAIVAPMVVDFNEDTQISEEISEDDIEIEIQI; encoded by the coding sequence ATGAAAAAGTTTTTTAAAGAAGCAAAAGGTCATTTGATGACTGGTATTGGTTATATGCTTCCATTAATTATTGGAGCATCATTAGTTGTTGCGATTCCAAAATTAATTGGTGTTGCTATGGGGATTAATAGTTTAGATATTTATGCAGAAAAAGAAGGATTCTTACACATTCTTTACTTGTTAGAACAAGTTGGATGGACAGGAATTGGTTTAGTCAATACAGTATTGGGTGGATTTATTGCCTATTCGATTGCTGATAAACCAGCCATTGGGGCAGGTTTAATTGGTGGTGCTTTAGCATCAAATACAAAAGCTGGATTCTTAGGTGCTGTTGTGGCAGCGTTCATTGCTGGATATGTTGTCAAATGGTGTAAAGAACATATTCATTTACCAGATTCTATGCAACAAATGATGCCACTTGTTATTACACCTTTCTTAGCAACAGGAGCAGTTGCGATTATAATGGGAGTTGTTTTGGCACAGCCATTGGCAGCAATTAATGATGGTTTGGTATCTTGGTTAAGAGATTTATGTAATAATGGAACAAGCCAGCTGTTATTATCTATTACATTGGGGGCAATGATTGCATCTGATATGGGTGGACCAATTAATAAATCAGCTTGGATGGCCGGAAATGTTTTAATGACAGAAGGAATCTATCAACCTAATGTTTATATTAACTGTGCAATTTGTATACCACCACTTGCTTATGCTATTGCAACAATTATTAAAAAGCATCGTTTCTCACCTGCTTTCCAAGAAGCAGGAAAAGGGAACTGGGTTATGGGATTCATTGGTATTACTGAAGGGGCTATTCCTTTTACTCTTGTTAAAGCGAGTCGTCTGGTTCCTATTAATATGATTGGTGGTGCGATTGGAGCAGGACTTTGTTGTCTTTTAGGAGCAACTGCAACAATTCCTCCTGTTGGTGGAATGTATGGTTTTGTTTCTGTTGGCAATGGCTGGGCATATTTAATTGGAATCATTGTTGGAGCACTGTTTATTGCAATTGTTGCACCAATGGTTGTTGATTTCAATGAGGATACTCAAATCAGTGAAGAAATTAGTGAAGATGATATTGAAATAGAAATTCAAATATAA
- a CDS encoding PTS fructose transporter subunit IIB: MKIVGISACPAGLAHTPMAAKALEKAGASLGYDIKMEQQGSMGQVNTITEEEAKAADFVIIASDQKISGMERFDGKPVIRVDITTCIKAPEAVIKKCVKAVESKK, from the coding sequence ATGAAAATTGTTGGTATTTCTGCTTGTCCAGCAGGCTTAGCTCATACACCAATGGCAGCAAAAGCTTTAGAAAAAGCTGGGGCAAGTCTTGGGTATGATATTAAGATGGAACAACAGGGAAGCATGGGGCAAGTCAACACAATTACAGAGGAGGAAGCCAAAGCTGCTGATTTTGTAATTATAGCATCAGATCAAAAAATATCGGGTATGGAAAGATTTGATGGAAAGCCAGTGATTCGTGTTGATATTACAACTTGTATCAAGGCTCCAGAAGCAGTGATTAAAAAGTGTGTAAAAGCTGTTGAAAGCAAAAAATAA
- a CDS encoding histidinol-phosphatase, producing MKNYHTHTKRCYHAIDNEEEYVKAAIQSGYTELGFSDHTPWHYETSYHSTMRMEEDKLVGYVQTLLNLREKYQDQISIKIGLECEYFPKYMNWLKQILKDYPIDYIILGNHFDETDETGIYFGRPLNKQQLTKYVESCIAGIKTGLYSYVAHPDLAFYDTDDPFYTQEMTRLCQAAKEYQMPLEFNLLGYATHRQYPNETFFNIAKKVGNKVIIGTDAHESSALLDMNTYQLGKQWLERLGLELTEDIKFLI from the coding sequence ATGAAGAATTATCACACACATACAAAACGATGCTATCATGCGATAGATAATGAAGAAGAATATGTCAAAGCAGCTATACAATCAGGTTATACAGAATTAGGGTTTAGTGATCATACACCTTGGCATTATGAGACTTCCTATCATTCAACAATGCGTATGGAAGAAGATAAATTAGTGGGATATGTTCAAACATTATTGAATCTTAGAGAAAAATATCAAGATCAAATTTCTATAAAAATAGGATTAGAGTGTGAATACTTTCCAAAATATATGAATTGGTTAAAACAAATTCTTAAGGACTATCCAATTGATTATATTATTTTAGGAAATCATTTTGATGAAACAGATGAAACAGGTATTTATTTTGGTAGGCCTTTAAATAAACAACAATTAACAAAATATGTTGAGAGTTGTATTGCTGGAATAAAAACAGGTTTGTACAGTTATGTGGCTCATCCTGACCTGGCTTTTTATGATACAGATGATCCTTTCTATACACAAGAAATGACAAGATTATGCCAAGCTGCTAAAGAATATCAAATGCCTTTAGAATTTAATTTATTAGGATATGCAACGCATCGTCAATATCCAAATGAAACATTTTTTAACATTGCAAAAAAGGTAGGAAACAAGGTTATTATTGGAACGGATGCACATGAAAGTTCAGCACTATTGGATATGAATACATATCAATTAGGAAAACAGTGGTTAGAACGATTAGGTTTAGAATTAACTGAGGATATCAAATTTCTTATTTAA
- the mngB gene encoding mannosylglycerate hydrolase: protein MKRKVHVVPHTHWDREWYFTTSRSKVYLMKDFKDVLDTLETKKEFRYFMLDAQGSLLDDYIKWMPADKERIKKLVKEKRLIIGPWYTQSDQLVISGESIVRNMYYGMKCCEEYGGYMNIGYVPDSFGQSGNMPQIYRQFGIEDTLFWRGVSDDMVKHTDYHWRGDDGSVVFATQIPFGYYIGGNIPEDNAQSEEFWQKECFEKAGARSATRHIYFPNGFDQAPIRTNLPEIIKQRNQVDTENEYVISCIEDYIKDVKSEKPNLAEVNGELVIAKHMRIHKSIFSSRSDLKVMNTQVQNYVTNVLEPLLTLSHHLGNDYPHGALEELWKLLFENAAHDSIGSCISDTANEDVYMRYKQARDIAVNLVELHCRLISTHIQQTGNHMTLTLMNTLPQQRSDIVIVKTYVPGNHFAIIDEFGNDVYYTMIEKRDLTEYVLSQTIRLNPSYEFEVPQVVYEATIAIEVKDIPALGYVQYRVDTSHSSDMTKEQKDCLGNEYYHIQVEDDGSLTIYDKKNQLTYENQAILVENGDDGDSFNYSPPRHDLKVYSTQSKSTYEITGSSLYQEATIHFDMIVPAHLEERANQQVSTHMPVNMKVRLKKGSPIIDFTVHVDNHGLSHRLCVLFDAHIATQFNYADQQFGSIRRPNIYQKEMELYLEGLGQQKEVQTKGVIELANWANDQSSWQEPPISIEPTQSYVTLTDGKKGMAVLPQGVREYEIIGEHGNQICLTLFRTYGFMGKENLVYRPGRASGERIIETPDAQLLKEMDFDFGMMTYCGDINHSQVDLFAKQYNTNIEVYGYAPFLNGRLIFSQEEVKGQLPKHYSMFETNQQLVVSTIKKAEDQEGYIIRLYNGKYHQSVQETLTFHFDIQEAYYTDLKEQKNEEIQIKNNTLTLKPLNHCQFITIYVR from the coding sequence ATGAAAAGAAAAGTACACGTTGTCCCACATACACATTGGGATAGAGAATGGTATTTTACAACATCTCGATCTAAAGTTTATTTAATGAAAGATTTCAAAGATGTTTTAGATACATTAGAAACAAAAAAAGAATTTCGTTATTTTATGCTAGATGCACAAGGCTCTTTATTAGATGACTATATCAAATGGATGCCAGCAGACAAAGAACGTATTAAAAAACTAGTCAAAGAGAAAAGACTCATAATCGGACCTTGGTATACGCAAAGTGATCAGTTGGTTATATCAGGAGAAAGCATTGTTAGAAATATGTATTATGGAATGAAATGCTGTGAAGAGTATGGTGGATATATGAACATTGGTTATGTTCCTGACTCTTTTGGACAATCAGGGAATATGCCACAGATTTATCGTCAATTTGGCATTGAAGATACTCTTTTCTGGCGTGGTGTCAGTGATGATATGGTCAAACATACAGACTATCATTGGCGAGGTGATGATGGAAGTGTTGTTTTTGCAACTCAAATTCCATTTGGCTATTATATTGGCGGAAATATTCCTGAAGATAATGCTCAGAGTGAAGAATTTTGGCAAAAGGAATGTTTTGAAAAAGCCGGAGCACGTTCAGCAACACGTCATATTTATTTTCCAAATGGTTTTGATCAAGCTCCTATTCGTACAAACTTACCAGAAATAATCAAGCAAAGAAATCAAGTCGATACAGAAAATGAATATGTGATAAGCTGTATTGAAGATTATATCAAAGATGTCAAAAGTGAAAAGCCAAATCTTGCAGAAGTGAATGGTGAATTAGTGATTGCGAAACACATGCGTATTCATAAATCAATATTTTCTTCACGTTCGGATTTAAAAGTCATGAATACACAGGTTCAAAATTATGTAACAAATGTTTTAGAACCATTATTAACATTATCACACCATTTAGGAAATGATTATCCTCATGGCGCATTAGAGGAGTTATGGAAACTTTTATTTGAGAATGCTGCTCATGATTCAATTGGTTCATGTATTAGCGATACAGCCAATGAAGATGTTTATATGAGATATAAACAAGCTCGTGATATTGCAGTGAATTTGGTGGAATTACATTGCCGTCTTATTTCTACACATATTCAACAAACTGGAAATCATATGACATTGACTTTAATGAATACACTACCACAACAAAGAAGTGATATTGTGATTGTGAAGACATATGTACCAGGAAATCATTTTGCGATTATTGATGAGTTTGGAAATGATGTTTATTATACAATGATTGAAAAAAGAGATCTTACTGAGTATGTTTTAAGTCAAACAATACGATTAAATCCAAGTTATGAATTTGAAGTTCCTCAAGTTGTTTATGAAGCAACAATTGCGATTGAAGTGAAAGATATACCAGCATTAGGTTATGTTCAATATAGAGTTGACACATCTCACTCTTCAGATATGACAAAAGAACAAAAAGATTGTTTAGGAAATGAATATTATCATATTCAAGTTGAAGATGATGGCTCTCTTACAATCTATGATAAGAAAAACCAATTGACTTATGAAAATCAGGCTATCCTTGTTGAAAATGGCGATGATGGTGATAGTTTTAATTACTCTCCACCACGTCATGATTTAAAAGTTTATTCAACTCAATCAAAATCAACATATGAAATCACTGGTTCATCATTATATCAAGAAGCGACTATTCATTTTGATATGATTGTGCCAGCTCATTTAGAAGAAAGAGCAAATCAGCAAGTGAGCACTCATATGCCTGTCAATATGAAAGTCAGGTTAAAGAAAGGTTCTCCGATTATTGATTTTACAGTTCATGTTGATAATCATGGCTTATCACATCGTTTATGTGTTCTTTTTGATGCACATATAGCAACTCAATTTAACTATGCTGATCAACAATTTGGGTCAATTCGTCGTCCCAATATTTATCAAAAAGAAATGGAACTTTATTTAGAAGGTTTAGGTCAACAAAAAGAAGTCCAAACAAAAGGTGTCATTGAACTTGCCAATTGGGCAAATGATCAATCATCTTGGCAGGAGCCACCAATTTCGATTGAGCCAACACAAAGTTATGTCACATTAACAGATGGTAAAAAGGGAATGGCTGTTCTCCCTCAAGGTGTAAGGGAATATGAAATTATTGGTGAACATGGAAATCAAATTTGTTTAACATTGTTTAGAACTTATGGATTTATGGGAAAAGAAAACTTGGTTTATCGTCCTGGTCGTGCATCAGGTGAAAGAATTATTGAAACACCAGATGCTCAACTTTTAAAAGAAATGGATTTTGATTTTGGAATGATGACATATTGTGGTGATATCAATCACTCTCAAGTTGATTTATTCGCAAAGCAATATAATACAAATATAGAGGTTTATGGTTATGCACCTTTTCTAAATGGACGTCTTATTTTCTCCCAAGAAGAAGTGAAAGGGCAGTTACCAAAACATTATTCAATGTTTGAAACCAATCAACAATTGGTAGTCAGTACCATTAAAAAGGCTGAAGATCAAGAAGGATATATTATACGTCTTTATAATGGAAAATATCATCAAAGTGTACAAGAAACATTAACTTTCCATTTTGATATCCAAGAAGCTTACTATACTGATTTAAAAGAACAAAAAAATGAAGAGATTCAAATTAAAAATAACACATTAACTTTAAAGCCATTAAATCATTGTCAGTTTATAACAATTTATGTGAGATAA